Sequence from the bacterium genome:
CGGCGATGCGGTCCTCGTCGACGACGCGGCGCAACGCAAGCACCGCGGCGTTCGCCGCGTCGGAGATCTCGTCGCCGCCGAACTCGGCGACGACGCCCCAGTCCCCCAGCGGCCGGAGCTCCGGCGTGGCGACGGCCGTCAATTTACGTGACGGCCGGGGGCTCCGCCTTCGGGTACGAGCCCAGCACCCTCAGCATCGAGGTGTGGCGCCGGAGATCGGCCAGCGCCGTTTCCATCGCGTCGTCGTCGACGTGCCCGTCCACGTCGAGGTAGAAGACGTAGTCCCACGGCCGCTCGCGGCCGGGCCGGGATTCGATCTTCGCGATGTTGATGCCGCGGGTGGCGATCGCGCCGATCGCCTGGTACAGGGTGCCCGGCTTGTTCGCGACGACGAACACGATCGAGGTCTTGCTGCGCTCGGCCTTCGGTGCGGGCCGCGGATCGAGCACCAGGAAGCGGGTGTAGTTGTTGGGGTTGGTCTCGATGCCCTCCGCGAGGATCTGCAGGTGATAGATGTCCGCGGCCCGCCGGGGCGCGATCGCCGCGCCCCCGGCGGGCCGGTGCTCCGCCACCATCTTCGCGCTGCCGGCCGTATCGCCGAAGACGACCGGCTCGATGCCGTGCCGCCGCAAGAACGCGTCGCACTGCGCGAGCGCCTGCGGATGAGAGTACACCCGCGTCACGCCGGCGAGCGTCGAGCCCGCCGGCGCCATCAGGCAGTGGCGCACACGCAGATCGTACTCGCCGGTGATGAAGAGATCGTGCTTCAGCAGAAGGTCGTAGGTCTCGTTGATGCTGCCGGCCTGAGAGTTTTCCACCGGGACCACGGCGCCGTCCGCGCGGCGCGCGACGACCGCGTCGAACGTCTGCACGAGGTCGGGGCACGGCACCGGCTCGGCCCGGTCGCCGAAGATCCGAAAGACCGCCTCTTCGCTGTTAGCGCCCCGCTCGCCCTGAAAGGCGACGCGCACGCCGACTCCCCCTTTCGCCCGCGGCTTCGTCCCAAGCGTCGACCAGCGTCCGGACCGACCGGACGGCGCCGCCGCTCGTGAAGACGCGGGGCACGCGCAACGGAACGCGCACCAGCAGCTCCCACGCGATC
This genomic interval carries:
- the pheA gene encoding prephenate dehydratase gives rise to the protein MRVAFQGERGANSEEAVFRIFGDRAEPVPCPDLVQTFDAVVARRADGAVVPVENSQAGSINETYDLLLKHDLFITGEYDLRVRHCLMAPAGSTLAGVTRVYSHPQALAQCDAFLRRHGIEPVVFGDTAGSAKMVAEHRPAGGAAIAPRRAADIYHLQILAEGIETNPNNYTRFLVLDPRPAPKAERSKTSIVFVVANKPGTLYQAIGAIATRGINIAKIESRPGRERPWDYVFYLDVDGHVDDDAMETALADLRRHTSMLRVLGSYPKAEPPAVT